In Cryptococcus gattii WM276 chromosome A, complete sequence, one genomic interval encodes:
- a CDS encoding Hypothetical Protein (Similar to TIGR gene model, INSD accession AAW41650.1) — protein sequence MQSEQPHGQANDSTPFPPSSPSLFRHRPQPDGPEPSGLHHRLPRTTSQESQQSSSHSVRIRIQSPFDASGASLERRKEGWVLPSHETIGQLKDDLAHGRLEGAGLWVRDDMRIVYHGRIVRDQEKVGDVVGKIGDHTHVSTLHLVARRAQATPIIQLPNPIDSSASGPQPSVPAAPAVSSDSSVNSLALSDSIHYLLFTSRHHLFSLLGLEPLKWESTVPPPVVSQSEAREAVLSVVKAYAAHRDTTEEGWENWVLAFAEDSDDGLKRVWDETGQRHGIEKEINDLWSGLLNRNWSNRDVGEKAEVEIDGNVYLLDLPALSACTPAQLTHLLIYLRITSLIPLLNSAFYEATQQETQSRLSLSTVTPATTGSLPPNVHVVYRRTFRFSLPYIPRPVFSHFFFSTFKVFTMLWMLTRGMKWTDPRYWAIAGVAWGWWAVDGWNVIAVFLRNRQANELAQEAERAVHNGRQAIPAGTGFEANRPQQAPAQGNNAPNHHRNRSPHSLNTSFAPLVHLSIDNTQLRIPPPSSRQPDSFAPAPRTQPPRFQTQVLLPVFLWAITLIPGWETARARLIRKRERQMRALVNAINPELRRTGEGAEQAPEMQREPELPAGLSRPARDYYLRVLSSGDTIDWNEEREAQRAMGVGEEQDERDRVGLL from the exons ATGCAGTCTGAACAGCCACACGGACAGGCCAATGACTCTACGCCGTTCCCGCCATCGTCGCCGAGTCTCTTCCGACATCGTCCTCAGCCAGATGGCCCAGAACCTTCTGGCCTTCACCACAGACTTCCCCGAACAACATCTCAAGAAAGCCAGCAATCTAGTTCTCACTCTGTGAGGATTAGAATTCAGTCGCCTTTTGATGCTTCGGGCGCGTCTTtggaaaggagaaaggaaggCTGGGTACTGCCTTCTCATGAGACGATTGGCCAGCTGAAAGACGACTTGGCTCATGGCCGGCTCGAAGGGGCGGGATTATGGGTGAGGGACGATATGAGGATTGTATATCATGGACGAATTGTGAGGGATCAAGAGAAAGTAGGGGACGTCGTTGGAAAG ATTGGAGATCATACTCACGTCTCCACCCTCCATCTTGTTGCTAGAAGAGCTCAGGCCACTCCCATCATTCAACTGCCCAATCCAATAGACAGTTCTGCGTCAGGACCCCAACCTTCTGTGCCCGCCGCACCTGCAGTATCCAGCGACAGTTCAGTTAACTCCCTTGCTCTTTCTGATTCTATCCATTATCTGCTTTTCACTTCTAGACATCATCTTTTCTCCCTTTTAGGTCTGGAGCCGCTAAAGTGGGAAAGTACTGTCCCGCCACCTGTTGTGTCGCAAAGTGAGGCTCGAGAAGCCGTGCTTTCTGTTGTAAAAGCCTATGCTGCACATCGTGACACGACAGAGGAAGGATGGGAAAACTGGGTACTGGCGTTCGCTGAAGACAGCGATGATGGTCTGAAGCGTGTTTGGGATGAGACTGGACAGAGACATGGTATTGAAAAAGAAATTAACGATCTTTGGTCCGGTCTTTTGAATAGGAACTGGTCCAATCGAGATGTTGGAGAAAAAGCAGAAGTCGAGATCGA TGGGAATGTCTATCTTCTTGACCTTCCGGCGCTTAGCGCATGTACACCTGCCCAACTTACTCATCTGCTCATTTACCTCCGCATCACATCATTAATCCCTCTACTCAACTCGGCGTTCTACGAAGCCACTCAACAGGAGACCCAATCTCGTCTTTCTCTGTCTACAGTAACTCCGGCGACCACGGGCTCTCTCCCACCTAATGTCCACGTTGTCTACCGCCGTACATTCCGCTTCTCCTTACCTTATATCCCACGTCCTGTCTTCAGCCACTTTTTCTTCTCTACCTTCAAAGTCTTCACCATGCTTTGGATGTTGACGCGCGGGATGAAATGGACGGATCCAAGGTACTGGGCGATCGCCGGTGTCGCATGGGGTTGGTGGGCGGTCGATGGCTGGAACGTGATTGCTGTATTTTTGAGAAACAGACAGGCGAATGAGTTGGCGCAGGAAGCCGAACGAGCCGTTCACAATGGAAGACAAGCTATACCGGCCGGCACTGGCTTTGAGGCGAATCGACCGCAGCAGGCCCCGGCACAAGGTAATAATGCCCCGAACCATCACCGTAATCGTTCCCCTCATTCGTTGAACACCTCATTTGCGCCTCTTGTCCACCTCTCAATAGATAACACCCAATTACGAATTCCACCTCCTTCCAGCCGACAACCTGACTCTTTCGCACCTGCTCCCCGAACTCAACCGCCCAGATTTCAGACCCAGGTCTTGCTGCCTGTTTTTCTATGGGCAATCACCTTGATACCAGGATGGGAAACAGCGAGGGCAAGGCTTATCaggaaaagggaaagacAGATGCGAGCTCTCGTCAATGCCATTAATCCCGAGCTGAGGCGAACCGGCGAAGGTGCTGAGCAAGCACCAGAAATGCAACGGGAGCCAGAGCTTCCTGCTGGTTTGAGCCGACCAGCTCGTGATTACTATCTCAGAGTTCTTTCCTCGGGAGACACTATCGACTGGAATGAAGAGCGTGAAGCTCAAAGAGCAATGGGCGTGGGGGAAGAACAAGACGAGCGTGACAGGGTAGGCTTGTTGTAG
- a CDS encoding ATP(GTP)-binding protein Fet5, putative (Similar to TIGR gene model, INSD accession AAW41651.1) codes for MRYAVLVTGPAGAGKSTFCASLITHAQTIGRSVHLVNLDPAADKFEYEPTIDIRDLINLEDVMEELEFGPNGGLIYCFEYLLNNLDWLEDELGAYEDDYLIIDCPGQIELYTHVPLLPRLTTFLSTSLNFRTSAVYLIDSQFMQDKSKFFAGVMSAMSCMLSLGISMLCLMSKMDLVKDKKGRTRREVGRYLDPDPNLLLEDINQSTNPKFNQLNRAVVSLIEDQNIVSFLPLDVTSEDSVNTVLSHIDNMMQYGEDEEPKVPKDMDDGEFVLSLGSYKTGLIVLAGDFD; via the exons ATGCGGTACGCAGTGCTTGTAACAGGCCCAGCGGGCGCCGGAAAGTCCACTTTTTGTGCCTCTCTTATCACACACGCTCAAACAATTGGTCGCTCTGTTCATCTTGTCAATCTTGATCCTGCGGCCGACAAGTTCGAATACGAGCCGACTATCGATATAAGAGATCTTATCAATTTGGAAGACGTTATGGAGGAGCTAGAGTTTGGACCGAACGGTGGCTTGATATATTGTTTCGA ATATCTTCTCAATAACCTTGACTGGTTAGAAGATGAATTAGGCGCATATGAGGATGACTACCTTATAATAGATTGCCCTGGTCAAATTGAATTATACACCCATgtccctcttcttccccgCCTCACCACATTCCTTTCTACTTCTCTCAACTTCAGAACATCAGCAGTCTACTTGATAGACTCGCAGTTCATGCAGGACAAGAGCAAATTTTTTGCAGGTGTAATGAGTGCCATGAGCTGTATGCTTTCTTTGGGAATTAGCATGTTGTGTCTGATGAGCAAGATGGACTTGGTAAAAGATAAGAAGGGCCGAACGAGGAGAGAAGTCGGAAG ATATCTTGATCCGGACCCCAATTTGCTACTTGAGGATATTAATCAGAGCACCAACCCCAAATTCAACCAACTTAACCGAGCCGTAGTCTCACTGATAGAAGATCAAAACATCGTCTCTTTCTTACCACTGGACGTCACATCCGAGGACTCTGTCAATACTGTTCTCAGCCATATCGATAATATGATGCAATACGGCGAAGACGAGGAGCCCAAGGTCCCCAAGGACATGGATGATGGTGAGTTTGTTCTATCCCTTGGTAGCTACAAAACGGGATTAATTGTTCTGGCAGGTGATTTCGACTAA
- a CDS encoding Hypothetical protein (Similar to TIGR gene model, INSD accession AAW41649.1; CNB04660) produces the protein MSRLGEPSRAVHYPQQSVAGTNEADPDSSTATVLSAELTTINSQLMSHGWAKRPLNLGALSHRDYNEVVAVLYELMGASVSNLNILDTLNGRHRTLEYEYERLQKTTNSLKASNARLESEVSGWKSKCADIEKRLALEEIKTKELREENSRGRKALETVRAAATHETKKVQMSLDKAHAQLAKVGNDSTIANRPQGLMLLNPIPAGRIQPVAASQSPLLEQTLRDLSDIRGSLQEEAEAFRHVVVSTGNALREALAASSGQEPPTRLLQSQFFSPLNISTPRTLSSSIVQSASSMSHPSIANVRLQSLIEQIRNRITEGVPQYSANGEHLAKQPTPEEIEEQKRIEREKEKKQRNLEDRIKDLEVELNCAKKKEEEASRIVADYAKKQVQRELNVDDSKEDMDMEIQKQALDKERKRYAEEAVKLRQERQQLEVERQTFLEEKCRAEEEAAKPPANPPFTATIAEPALVHETEAQEDIPASSSSSTWHHHRPHSPSPLSPQHPKIRTPRAHMAGGKRKTAKTPLSRLVLEKAVRQKGRELGVSGLLMKEKDLMRGSVLGVERGRKTNVGLSGGSPRKGKERERTIDGMRGSIMRNSTLGKSRSSSGNEGSSGSGSKDIAPAGKPVINIRPAGGIERPEATSSTMRTSTGAAGASQRKVMESNSTGAKMMVKKAAWR, from the exons ATGTCAAGACTAGGAGAGCCTTCAAGGGCTGTCCACTACCCACAGCAGTCAGTGGCAGGAACCAACGAAGCCGA CCCAGACAGCAGTACAGCGACAGTCTTGTCAGCTGAGTTGACTACTATTAACTCTCAGCTCATGTCCCATGGGTGGGCTAAGAGACCTTTAAATCTTGGGGCTTTGAGCCATAGAGATTACAATGAAGTCGTCGCAGTCTTGTATGAACTGATGGGTGCCAGTGTT AGTAATTTGAACATATTAGACACCCTCAATGGCCGTCATCGCACCCTTGAATATGAATACGAACGACTGCAAAAGACCACTAATAGTCTCAAGGCGTCCAATGCTAGACTTGAGTCAGAGGTATCTGGGTGGAAATCAAAATGTGCCGACATAGAAAAGAGGCTAGCGTTGGAGGAGATTAAGACAAAGGAGCTTAGAGAAGAGAATTCCCGAGGTCGAAAGGCCCTAGAAACTGTGCGAGCGGCTGCTACA CATGAGACTAAGAAGGTTCAAATGAGCCTGGACAAAGCCCACGCTCAACTGGCAAAGGTAGGAAACGATTCTACCATTGCCAACAGGCCTCAGGGACTTATGTTACTAAATCCTATACCTGCCGGAAGGATACAGCCTGTTGCT GCTTCCCAGTCCCCATTACTTGAACAGACACTTAGAGATCTTAGCGACATCAGAGGAAGTTTACAGGAGGAGGCAGAGGCATTTCGACATGTTGTTGTGTCTACTGGTAATGCCCTGAGAGAAGCGTTGGCAGCATCGAGCGGTCAAGAG CCCCCCACTCGACTTCTCCAATCTCAATTCTTCAGTCCCTTAAACATCTCAACACCTCGCACTCTCAGTTCTAGCATCGTGCAATCGGCGTCATCCATGTCACATCCATCCATCGCGAATGTCAGACTGCAATCCCTAATCGAGCAAATCCGCAACCGGATAACGGAGGGCGTGCCTCAGTATAGTGCCAATGGCGAACACCTCGCCAAGCAACCTACGCCTGAAGAAATTGAGGAGCAAAAGCGAATAGAGCGtgaaaaagagaagaaacAGAGGAATCTGGAGGACAGGATCAAAGATCTCGAGGTTGAACTTAACTGTgcaaagaaaaaggaagaagaagcgaGCAGGATTGTGGCTGATTATGCCAAGAAGCAAGTGCAGCGAGA GCTTAACGTGGATGACAGTAAGGAGGATATGGATATGGAGATACAGAAGCAAGCGCTGGATaaggagagaaagagatatgcagaagaagcagtCAAACTTAGACAGGAACGACAACAGCTTGAA GTGGAACGCCAGACTTTTCTTGAAGAAAAGTGTAGagcggaagaagaagcagctAAACCCCCAGCAAACCCTCCTTTTACTGCCACTATAGCAGAGCCTGCCTTAGTCCATGAAACAGAAGCCCAAGAAGACATTCCTGCCTCGTCATCAAGCTCAACATGGCATCATCACCGTCCTCACTCTCCCTCCCCCCTCTCACCACAACACCCTAAAATCCGTACCCCTAGAGCCCATATGGCAGGAGGTAAACGCAAAACAGCAAAGACGCCTTTATCTCGATTAGTTTTGGAGAAAGCCGTAAGGcagaaaggaagagaacTGGGAGTGAGCGGGTTGCTgatgaaagaaaaggacCTAATGCGCGGTAGCGTGTTGGGCGTTGAAAGAGGCAGGAAAACTAACGTCGGACTCTCAGGTGGATCGCCgaggaaagggaaagagcGAGAGCGAACGATTGACGGAATGAGAGGTTCGATTATGCGAAATTCTACATTGGGCAAGAGCCGTTCGTCATCAGGGAATGAGGGATCTTCTGGATCTGGGAGCAAGGATATCGCTCCAGCCGGGAAGCCAGTTATCAATATCAGACCTGCTGGTGGTATCGAGAGGCCAGAGGCGACTAGTTCTACCATGCGTACAAGCACAGGGGCGGCTGGGGCTTCGCAAAGAAAGGTTATGGAATCGAATTCAACCGGGGCGAAAAtgatggtgaagaaggctgcttggagatga
- a CDS encoding Aldehyde reductase I (Alcohol dehydrogenase) (Similar to TIGR gene model, INSD accession AAW41727.1), with amino-acid sequence MSLGRTLKLNNGVVVPQIGFGTWQAAPGEVEKAVEEAIKVGYRHIDCALIYRVSDVAQGIKASGIPRKDLFLVSKLWNNSHRPEKVEADLDTTLKQLGTDYLDVYLIHWPVPFAPGSNLFPKTEDGKVAIDWDGPSVVDTWKELIRISKETKKVKAIGVSNFNVELLEKLIKETGVVPTMNQIECHPSLIQPELFKYCKEKNIVITAYSPLGNNTTGKPRIIDQPQIIDIAKKLNKEPAQVLINWAAHQGFVVIPKSVTPSRIKTNFEDFKLSDDVFEEINKVGKANASRANIPAEYKPAWPINVFGEKSEEQYKKVW; translated from the exons ATGTCTCTCGGTCGAACTCTCAAGCT TAACAACGGCGTTGTCGTTCCTCAGATCGGTTTCGGCACCTGGCAGGCTGCCCCTGGTGAGGTCGAGAAGGC TGTTGAGGAAGCCATCAAGGTCGGCTACCGACACATTGACTGTGCTTTG ATTTACCGTGTGTCTGAC GTCGCCCAAGGTATCAAGGCCTCTGGTATCCCACGAAAGGACCTCTTCCTAGTCTCCAAGCTCTGGAACAACTCTCACCGACCCGAGAAGGTTGAGGCCGACCTTGACACCACCCTCAAGCAGCTCGGCACCGACTACCTTGATGTCTACCTCATTCACTGGCCTGTGCCTTTTGCTCCTGGGAGCAACCTCTTCCCCAAGACTGAGGACGGCAAGGTTGCCATTGACTGGGATGGACCTAGCGTTGTTGACACCTGGAAGGAGTTGATCAGGATCTCCAAGGAGACCAAGAAAGTCAAGGCCATCGGTGTTTCCAACTTTAACGTTGAGCTTTTGGAGAAGCTCATCAAGGAGACTGGTGTCGTTCCCACCATGAACCAGATTGAGTGTCACCCCAGCTTGATCCAGCCCGAGCTCTTCAAGTACT gcaaggagaagaacaTTGTCATCACTGCCTACTCTCCTCTCGGTAACAACACCACTGGCAAGCCTCGAATCATCGACCAGCCCCAAATCATTGACATTGCCAAGAAGCTCAACAAGGAGCCTGCGCAGGTCTTGATCAACTGGGCGGCTCACCAGGGCTTTGTGGTTATCCCCAAGTCTGTTACTCCATCTCGAATCAAG ACCAACTTCGAGGACTTTAAGCTCAGCGATGATGTCTTTGAGGAGATCAACAAGGTTGGCAAGGCCAATGCTTCTAGGGCCAACATTCCTGCCGAGTACAAGCCTGC CTGGCCCATCAACGTGTTCGGTGAGAAGTCTGAGGAGCAGTACAAGAAGGTCTggtaa
- a CDS encoding Hypothetical protein (Similar to TIGR gene model, INSD accession AAW41648.1; CNB04650), producing the protein MDNTNDPTMGGLDALVAAASSVSAGKNRRQQSDNIAMDMIDPALHNESGDTSNAVETISSLLANPAVVSLIAEYNAKKGHRQVSLYTQLLSGSSGGQPPATPVQQTRYGRISRPPIHAPGTPGRINEHGGSDSQIQAIKDALENVSQQEGEGDVSYDSLVGAVVPSGAESRFWRPGGEGSGPTSWVGDAETLAQAADASHRAALNRAAAMGANVTGDAGEEQAKGNNRGTTEMSMSTDEDGRAPDKEGNLPEWPLPPSGKGGRKNMPRDELLARRRARNRVAAQESRKKKKQFFGSLAERLQEKEAAYNELETHCRNLEREIELLRKTVTDANLPLPNFTPEVHVPAAVSGGETPAPAAETPTELAFSELFNIDDNDDNDADFVPPSSPKRDSDSEDSDDEVDEEQPRRKKTKRAQEQEQEQEQEQEQEQEAEPMAEDEDEDLFLPIVDVPVPPRDNEDQQKLVKQAMTELHVDTPEQLMNVVKKMVETAEFGGVTEEQVGMLSKLLALGQAQGVSVW; encoded by the exons ATGGATAACACAAACGATCCTACCATGGGTGGACTCGACGCCCTCGTGGCCGCTGCATCATCTGTCTCTGCTGGGAAGAACCGCCGACAACAGTCTGATAACATTGCGATGGACATGATCGACCCCGCCTTACAC AATGAATCGGGAGACACATCGAACGCTGTAGAGACCATCTCAAGCCTGTTGGCCAATCCCGCAGTCGTTAGTCTGATCGCAGAATACAATGCGAAAAAGGGTCATCGCCAAGTGAGCTTGTACACTCAACTTCTCTCTGGCTCGTCGGGCGGACAGCCTCCTGCCACCCCGGTGCAGCAAACCCGATATGGGCGTATTTCTCGCCCGCCTATTCACGCGCCTGGGACACCAGGCCGAATAAACGAACATGGCGGGAGTGACTCACAGATCCAAGCCATAAAGGATGCCTTGGAAAATGTCAGCCAGCAGGAGGGCGAGGGCGATGTAAGCTACGATTCTCTTGTGGGTGCTGTGGTTCCTTCGGGGGCCGAAAGCAGGTTTTGGAGGCCAGGTGGTGAAGGGAGTGGCCCAACTTCATGGGTTGGAGATGCCGAAACTCTTGCTCAAGCGGCGGATGCTTCTCATCGGGCTGCGTTAAATAGAGCTGCGGCGATGGGTGCGAATGTGACTGGTGATGCTGGTGAAGAGCAAGCGAAGGGGAATAATAGAGGCACTACCGAAATGTCGATGTCGACAGATGAAGACGGAAGAGCCCCCGACAAGGAGGGTAACTTGCCGGAGTGGCCTTTGCCTCCTTCTGGTAAAGGCGGGAGGAAGAACATGCCCAGAGACGAGTTACTTGCGAGGAGGCGAGCGAGAAACAGGGTCGCAG CTCAGgaatcaagaaagaagaagaagcaatTTTTCGGCAGTCTTGCGGAACGACTAcaagagaaagaggcagCGTATAACGAACTCGAAACTCACTGCCGCAACCTCGAGCGAGA AATTGAGCTTCTCCGCAAGACTGTCACCGATGCTAATCTTCCCCTCCCCAACTTCACTCCGGAAGTACACGTCCCCGCTGCTGTCTCCGGCGGTGAGACTCCCGCACCTGCCGCTGAAACCCCCACCGAACTTGCATTCAGCGAGCTGTTCAACATTGATGACAATGATGACAACGACGCAGACTTTGTAcccccttcttctcccaaGCGCGACTCTGATTCCGAAGACTCtgacgatgaggttgatGAGGAGCAGCCTCGCCGCAAGAAGACCAAGCGTGCGCAAGAGCAAGAGCAAGAGCAAGAGCAAGAGCAAGAGCAAGAGCAAGAGGCTGAACCAATGGCTGAggacgaagatgaagaccTCTTCCTGCCCATCGTTGATGTCCCGGTTCCCCCCCGAGATAACGAGGATCAACAAAAGCTCGTGAAGCAGGCCATGACTGAATTGCATGTGGACACTCCAGAGCAGTTGATGAACGTGGTTAAAAAGATGGTGGAAACTGCCGAATTTGGTGGTGTGACAGAGGAGCAGGTGGGCATGTTGAGTAAACTTTTGGCGTTGGGCCAGGCTCAAGGTGTTAGTGTCTGGTAA
- a CDS encoding DHHC zinc finger membrane protein, putative (Similar to TIGR gene model, INSD accession AAW41652.1) translates to MATRNWSRVWVGGTVILISFIAFSSQIFVIWPWYGREISLDLLKLLVPLNLAAFMIFWNYRLCVITSPGSVPEGWRPNIGAMEGMEVKKGTHTPRYCKTCEHYKPPRAHHCRQCKTYHCPWIGNCVGFYNQGHFVRFLLWVDIGTTFHLIIMVRRVLYIAEYYHQEPTLADVLFLVFNFAACVPVWLCVGMFSIYHVYLACGNSTTIEGWEKDKVATLIRRGKIKEVKYPYNLGIYKNIKSVLGPNPLLWLWPQKMQGDGLSFPVNSAAGGEAQYFWPPQDPSRLPNPPPIPANASPFIYGNNGFNPNLRPTNALRARRSSTPHIEDENVHSHDQDRHYSSGEERDYGSNSASSSPEPYLSDYDHYGDGPMYPGERMVAQGPRVRRGSEGWEVAPGGGWNAYATMMDEEVGWDDEAGYDEAPGEGPYVERPWEMRGRYNIYDPEEESGYTH, encoded by the exons ATGGCCACCAGAAACTGGTCGCGCGTATG GGTAGGGGGAACCGTCAttctcatctccttcatcGCATTCTCCTCTCAGATCTTTGTCATCTGGCCATGGTACGGCCGTGAGATCAGCTTGGATCTGCTCAAACTCCTTGTCCCCCTCAA TTTGGCCGCGTTTATGATCTTTTGGAACTACCGATTATGTGTTATAACGTCCCCGGGAAGTGTACCAGAAGGTTGG AGGCCCAACATTGGTGCGATGGAGGGTATGGAAGTGAAGAAGGGTACACATACGCCGAGATACTGCAAGACTTGCGAACATTACAAACCACCAAGAG CACATCATTGCAGGCAATGTAAGACAT ACCATTGCCCTTGGATAGGTAACTGCGTAGGCTTTTACAACCAAGGACATTTCGTTCGGTTTTTGCTATGGGTGGACATTGGCACGACATTCCATCTCATTATCATGGTCAGGCGTGTACTTTATATCGCCGAGTACTACCAT CAGGAACCCACACTCGCTGATGTCTTGTTCCTTGTTTTCAACTTTGCTGCCTGTGTCCCTGTCTGGCTATGTGTTGGCATGTTTTCCATCTACCACGTATACCTTGCGTGCGGAAATAGTACTACCATTGAAGGTTGGGAGAAGGACAAAGTGGCTACTCTAATTCGCAGGGGAAAGATCAAAGAGGTCAAGTATCCTTAT AACCTTGGCATTTACAAGAACATCAAATCCGTGCTTGGACCCAATCCACTTCTCTGGCTTTGGCCCCAAAAGATGCAAGGCGATGGACTCTCGTTCCCCGTCAACTCTGCAGCAGGTGGTGA GGCTCAGTACTTTTGGCCGCCTCAAGATCCTTCCAGACTTCCTAATCCACCACCGATTCCTGCCAACGCTTCTCCATTCATTTACGGCAATAATGGCTTCAATCCTAATCTCCGGCCCACAAACGCGCTTCGTGCACGTCGGAGCAGCACGCCCCATATTGAAGATGAAAACGTACATTCACATGATCAAGACCGTCATTACTCTTCAGGGGAAGAACGTGATTACGGTTCGAACTCTGCTTCAAGTTCACCTGAGCCATATCTGTCCGACTATGATCATTATGGCGACGGGCCTATGTATCCCGGAGAAAGAATGGTGGCACAGGGTCCGAGGgtgagaagaggaagtgaAGGGTGGGAAGTAGCTCCTGGAGGTGGTTGGAATGCCTATGCTACAatgatggatgaagaagttgGGTGGGATGACGAGGCTGGGTATGATGAAGCGCCTGGAGAAGGTCCGTATGTCGAGAGACCGTGGGAGATGAGGGGACGGTATAACATTTATGATCCGGAGGAGGAATCGGGATACACGCATTGA
- a CDS encoding Hypothetical Protein (Similar to TIGR gene model, INSD accession AAW41654.1), giving the protein MTTPSLARRRPSFPSQSSGSVVASIDSPPERTPVLIKHGKYILVGAGGCWWVDLPTVLSKVLHKEDGWIKRMMLAGLGLHVVTIFIFLYLVLFIPWLRGYIPNYTKWQESARLRIIVPLLTMTILGSWTCLVISLSQAGKKTMFESVMDAVKGLGNANLGQMEGREGMGVFSSMVGATSLFMFTLGLLGMIPAPSHVLRKQD; this is encoded by the exons ATGACCACACCTAGCCTCGCAAGGCGCCGGCCATCCTTCCCATCCCAGTCCAGTGGCAGTGTCGTCGCCTCCATCGACTCCCCTCCAGAAAGGACACCCGTTCTCATCAAGCACGGCAAATATATCCTAGTCGGCGCTGGGGGTTGCTGGTGGGTCGATCTGCCGACTGTACTGTCTAAAGTACTGCACAAGGAGGATGGATGGATCAA GAGAATGATGCTCGCCGGGCTGGGATTGCATGTCGTTACGATA TTTATTTTCCTTTACTTGGTTCTTTTCATCCCCTGGCTTCGCGGGTATATTCCAAAT TATACCAAATGGCAAGAATCTGCCAGGCTACGGATCATTGTACCTCTGTTAACCATGACGATCCTTGGCAGCTGGACATGCCTCGTTATTTCTCTTTCCCAAGCAGGGAAAAAGACGATGTTCGAATCTGTGATGGATGCTGTGAAGGGACTCGGAAATGCTAATCTGGGGCAAATGGAGGGGAGGGAGGGCATGGGAGTGTTCAGTTCGATGGTCGGCG CGACCTCATTATTCATGTTCACTCTGGGCTTACTTGGAATGATACCGGCCCCTTCACACGTTCTAAGGAAACAGGATTAG